In Wenyingzhuangia fucanilytica, the following are encoded in one genomic region:
- a CDS encoding hybrid sensor histidine kinase/response regulator transcription factor, with translation MFIKFLTTSLILALSAFNIVIAQPNVLKSKQNLTISDGLAHNGVTSLIEDSYGYLWIGTYDGLNRYDGYNLKTYKNTLEEDILVSNRVRTISEDSKSNLWIGTDNGISIYNQNTEKFKSLYPNKQNKLASTKSIVRKILFNEQTGIVVCATEGDGLLLFKKNQEFINKYIPSKKTYSKSVLFFDGINLDKDNYLFATSVGLLIFNTETKMFQRVLDDEVNYCNAVLKIDNQNLLLILKRGVAFVGYKSDNNIYKFKISHKALGSDNYKSASIDTLGNLWLGSLKNGLIHIDNMNLLKENKPYKLSFYKPKKGLLRSSTILAGHKNICWYGTFNTGLLRFDVKENPFKSYNIEMDYEYGIHSNKATSVSPLDDHRVYLASYLSQDHGGGLALFNTDSQKFEPLPFDISKKELDYIRSVFVDKDNNTWLKSSMYDLQLVRAGGSKIEGINDERLHGITLFSTTEDRYGNLWIAGGKGIVKIKKLKNGDIKEIEILKDNPYFKNNDLLYPRYIYADPLHDFVWIGTDKDGLFRINAEKDLPLNQAKVRQFVSNKKVDLSISSNFVTSILRLPNDELWIGTEGGGICKVIDSDTNPKFIPYSEKHGLSNNVVKSIQYDDSQNLWISTNIGLNKLDTKEMRFQNFDLSDGVPFDDFSFASTKLKNGYMLFSGLDGFCYFSPKDLLDHDALPTLEFDEVRLFNEIILPGDTIANRVLYNKRLTDQDELKFRYNENFFSIKLTSLHFSNPDNHHLKYRLMPINKDWIEMPSHQQTISYNGLQSGEYDLEVMASNAMGKWTEPKVLKIKILPPFWKTDYAYLLYFLFAILFVYIVVKIFSRIQALQYNLKIEQLEKNQAEQINAEKLRFFSNISHELKTPITLILEPVKMLLKQFKNNSEIQEKLNIVKRQSKKLNHLISQVHDFQKAEAKVLKMNYSRFCFNEFVEELIIDFNFLAKNDNKTLEVISSKNNIVVSADCDKLEKIFNNVLSNAFKYTKENDTIKVEYSVSGKDLEVCISDTGKGIDSEDLAHVFERFYQSHKQDNVYASGSGIGLAFAKLLVEMHYGYIMAESELGKGTRIKIRLPIVKQETAKNQPKVEKVMLMAEKGFEFETQLLPQNNPSNIEIDVNFSDALIFYAEDNSDMRNYVSKTLSKYYKLKTFSNGQECLDAMEDEWPDIVISDVQMPELNGMDLCRKIKSEIKTSHIPVILLTALTNIEDKIKGIRDGADAYIKKPFNLQLLITRTETLLNNRKQLRERFQIGIPLSKENNLNNRNDNAFLEKFYNIIEENLDNQDLNLNDLTKELYLNRTHFYQKVKALTNLTPFEVIKEYRLKKAAGFLVQKDVSITEVCIMTGFKSRSHFSRLFKEQYGIAPSKYVSDLKEKYKSS, from the coding sequence ATGTTTATTAAGTTTCTTACCACATCATTAATACTGGCTCTATCGGCTTTTAATATAGTAATTGCTCAACCCAACGTTCTTAAGTCTAAACAAAACCTTACTATATCAGATGGGTTGGCACACAACGGGGTAACATCATTGATTGAAGATTCATATGGTTATTTATGGATTGGTACTTACGATGGTTTAAATAGGTATGATGGTTATAACCTAAAAACTTATAAAAACACTTTAGAAGAAGATATATTGGTAAGCAATCGTGTCAGAACTATTTCGGAAGATAGTAAAAGTAATCTTTGGATTGGTACCGACAATGGAATCTCTATCTATAATCAGAATACAGAAAAATTCAAAAGTTTATATCCCAATAAACAGAATAAACTCGCTTCAACCAAATCAATTGTTCGTAAAATTTTGTTTAATGAACAAACAGGTATTGTAGTTTGTGCTACTGAGGGTGATGGCTTGCTTTTGTTTAAAAAAAATCAGGAGTTTATAAATAAATATATTCCGTCAAAAAAGACATATAGTAAATCGGTCTTGTTTTTTGATGGTATTAACTTAGATAAAGATAATTATCTGTTTGCAACATCAGTTGGTTTATTGATTTTTAATACAGAAACTAAGATGTTTCAAAGAGTTCTTGATGATGAAGTTAACTATTGTAACGCTGTACTCAAAATAGATAATCAAAATTTACTTTTAATATTGAAAAGGGGAGTTGCTTTTGTAGGATATAAAAGTGATAACAATATCTACAAGTTTAAAATTTCACATAAGGCTTTGGGGTCGGATAATTATAAAAGTGCATCAATAGATACTTTAGGGAATTTATGGTTAGGCTCCTTGAAAAATGGTTTGATCCATATTGATAATATGAACCTGTTAAAAGAAAATAAACCATATAAATTATCGTTTTATAAACCCAAAAAAGGCTTGTTAAGGTCTAGTACAATATTGGCTGGCCACAAAAATATTTGTTGGTATGGAACATTTAATACAGGCTTGCTTAGGTTCGATGTTAAAGAAAACCCATTTAAGAGCTATAATATAGAAATGGATTATGAATATGGTATTCATTCAAATAAAGCAACTTCTGTTTCTCCATTGGATGATCATCGAGTTTATTTGGCATCTTACTTATCACAGGATCATGGAGGAGGTTTAGCTTTGTTTAATACAGACTCTCAAAAGTTTGAGCCTCTTCCATTCGATATTTCAAAGAAAGAGTTAGATTATATTCGGTCGGTTTTTGTTGATAAAGATAATAATACGTGGTTAAAAAGTTCGATGTACGATTTACAACTTGTAAGGGCGGGGGGGAGCAAAATTGAAGGTATTAATGATGAACGTCTTCATGGTATCACATTGTTCTCCACTACAGAGGATCGTTATGGTAATTTATGGATTGCTGGAGGAAAAGGAATTGTCAAAATTAAAAAGCTTAAAAATGGAGATATTAAAGAAATAGAAATTTTAAAAGACAATCCGTATTTTAAAAATAATGATTTATTGTATCCTCGTTATATTTACGCAGACCCACTTCATGATTTTGTTTGGATAGGAACAGATAAGGATGGTTTATTTAGAATTAATGCTGAAAAGGATTTGCCATTAAACCAAGCTAAAGTAAGGCAATTTGTGTCAAATAAAAAGGTTGATCTTTCCATTTCAAGTAATTTTGTTACTTCCATTCTAAGATTGCCAAATGATGAGCTGTGGATAGGAACAGAAGGTGGAGGTATTTGTAAGGTTATAGATAGTGATACCAATCCAAAGTTTATTCCATATTCTGAAAAACATGGGCTGTCAAACAATGTTGTTAAAAGTATTCAGTATGACGATAGTCAGAATTTATGGATTTCTACAAATATAGGATTAAATAAACTTGACACTAAAGAAATGCGATTCCAAAACTTTGATTTGTCCGATGGAGTGCCGTTTGATGATTTTTCATTTGCTTCAACCAAACTTAAAAATGGTTATATGCTGTTCTCAGGGTTAGATGGTTTTTGTTACTTCAGTCCAAAAGATTTGTTGGATCATGATGCTCTTCCTACCTTGGAGTTTGATGAAGTTAGGCTTTTTAACGAAATTATTCTTCCGGGAGACACCATTGCAAATAGAGTACTTTACAATAAACGTTTAACGGATCAAGATGAATTGAAATTTCGATATAATGAAAACTTTTTTTCAATAAAACTCACATCACTTCACTTTTCAAATCCAGATAATCACCATTTAAAATATAGGTTAATGCCGATAAATAAAGATTGGATTGAGATGCCGTCACATCAGCAAACGATATCTTATAATGGTCTTCAGTCCGGAGAATATGACTTGGAGGTTATGGCTTCAAACGCTATGGGTAAATGGACAGAACCCAAAGTTTTGAAAATTAAAATTTTACCTCCGTTTTGGAAGACAGATTATGCTTACTTATTGTATTTTTTATTTGCCATACTATTTGTCTATATAGTGGTGAAAATCTTTTCAAGAATACAGGCTTTACAGTATAATCTAAAAATTGAACAGTTAGAAAAAAATCAGGCAGAACAAATAAATGCCGAGAAACTTCGATTTTTTTCCAATATTTCACACGAGCTAAAAACCCCAATAACCTTAATATTGGAGCCCGTAAAAATGCTTTTAAAACAGTTTAAAAATAATTCAGAAATTCAAGAAAAACTAAACATTGTAAAACGTCAATCTAAAAAGTTAAACCATTTAATCAGTCAGGTACATGATTTTCAGAAAGCTGAGGCTAAGGTTTTAAAAATGAATTATTCAAGGTTTTGTTTCAATGAATTTGTTGAGGAACTAATTATAGATTTCAATTTTCTAGCTAAGAACGATAATAAAACATTAGAAGTGATTAGTAGCAAAAACAACATTGTTGTCTCGGCTGATTGTGATAAACTAGAAAAGATATTTAATAACGTATTAAGTAATGCCTTTAAGTACACAAAAGAAAATGATACCATAAAAGTTGAGTATAGTGTTAGCGGTAAAGATTTAGAAGTATGTATATCTGACACCGGTAAAGGTATTGATAGTGAGGATTTAGCACATGTTTTCGAGCGTTTTTATCAATCACATAAACAAGATAATGTTTATGCAAGCGGTTCGGGTATTGGTTTGGCATTTGCTAAATTATTGGTAGAGATGCACTATGGGTACATCATGGCAGAAAGTGAACTGGGTAAGGGGACCCGTATTAAAATTCGTTTACCAATCGTTAAACAGGAAACTGCTAAAAACCAACCAAAAGTAGAAAAGGTTATGCTCATGGCTGAAAAAGGATTTGAATTTGAAACTCAATTGTTGCCACAGAATAATCCTTCAAATATAGAGATAGATGTTAATTTTTCTGACGCTCTAATTTTTTATGCTGAAGATAATTCAGATATGAGAAACTATGTATCAAAAACACTTTCAAAATATTATAAATTAAAAACATTTAGCAATGGTCAGGAATGTTTGGATGCCATGGAAGATGAATGGCCAGATATTGTTATAAGCGATGTGCAAATGCCCGAGTTGAATGGGATGGATTTGTGCAGAAAAATAAAATCTGAAATAAAAACAAGTCATATTCCCGTTATACTATTAACAGCTCTTACAAATATTGAAGATAAAATTAAGGGTATTCGTGATGGTGCAGATGCTTATATTAAAAAACCGTTTAACCTGCAATTACTTATAACTAGAACAGAAACTTTATTAAATAATCGCAAACAATTGCGTGAGCGTTTTCAAATAGGGATTCCGCTTTCTAAAGAAAATAATTTAAATAATAGAAATGACAATGCTTTCTTGGAGAAATTTTATAATATCATTGAAGAAAACCTTGATAATCAAGATTTAAATTTAAACGATCTTACAAAAGAACTCTATCTAAACAGAACTCATTTTTACCAAAAGGTAAAAGCGCTTACCAACTTAACGCCGTTTGAGGTTATTAAGGAGTATAGACTTAAAAAAGCGGCTGGATTTCTAGTGCAAAAAGATGTATCTATTACAGAGGTGTGTATTATGACAGGTTTTAAAAGTAGATCACATTTTAGTAGATTGTTTAAGGAGCAATATGGTATTGCTCCAAGTAAGTATGTTTCAGATTTAAAAGAAAAATATAAATCTTCCTAA
- a CDS encoding T9SS type A sorting domain-containing protein yields MRELYKITLFLFFFGLNQISSQILDPIDFGFEETSIADWTQTIGFTEETSIVASGLKSMKATLHYPLSNSPKLQTYRNSGTSNGTFALTEGNYNATVMVYLEGEVPSGLIISPTAAPVFPTFTLDGVAKNQWVKLTVPFTVALGEEQLNNWVIIQFTGLPSSGSGTVYIDDIKIEPEINEVIPYVSKIETIENAFLNLDTGKYNLALNVWVDADATMSSFHTYIDEPFTVLKWDLTDVPKDQWVALNQDFVLETPAVNSNFKIQVNNSPEYGGGKGTFYIDGISVTNSALLITESTLGDIKIFPNPAKDLLNVWCPVNSKITIYSVQGNEINSITSTKDHFELPILNLSKGIYIIKFSFDGQVSTRKLVVE; encoded by the coding sequence ATGAGAGAATTATATAAGATAACACTGTTTTTGTTTTTTTTTGGATTGAACCAAATATCATCTCAAATTTTAGATCCTATTGATTTTGGCTTTGAAGAAACTTCAATTGCAGATTGGACTCAAACAATAGGATTTACTGAAGAAACTTCTATTGTTGCTTCTGGTTTAAAAAGTATGAAGGCCACGTTGCATTATCCGTTATCTAATTCACCTAAACTTCAAACCTACCGGAATTCAGGAACATCCAACGGTACTTTTGCATTAACGGAAGGAAATTACAATGCCACAGTTATGGTTTATTTGGAGGGTGAAGTACCTTCTGGGTTGATAATTTCACCAACAGCAGCACCAGTATTTCCAACGTTTACTCTAGATGGAGTTGCAAAAAATCAATGGGTTAAACTTACTGTGCCCTTCACAGTTGCTTTAGGGGAGGAACAATTGAATAATTGGGTAATAATTCAATTTACGGGATTACCATCTTCAGGTTCAGGTACAGTTTATATTGATGACATTAAAATAGAGCCTGAGATAAATGAAGTGATACCCTATGTGTCTAAAATAGAAACTATAGAAAATGCATTTTTAAATTTAGATACAGGAAAATATAATTTGGCGCTAAATGTTTGGGTAGATGCTGATGCTACTATGTCAAGTTTCCATACCTATATAGACGAACCATTTACGGTTCTTAAATGGGACTTAACGGACGTACCTAAAGACCAATGGGTGGCACTTAATCAAGATTTTGTTTTAGAAACACCGGCAGTGAATTCAAATTTTAAAATTCAAGTTAACAATAGTCCCGAGTATGGGGGTGGTAAAGGCACTTTTTATATTGATGGCATTAGTGTAACCAATAGTGCCTTGTTAATAACGGAGAGTACTTTAGGAGATATTAAAATATTTCCAAATCCTGCCAAAGATTTGCTAAATGTTTGGTGTCCTGTCAACAGCAAAATAACTATTTATAGTGTGCAAGGCAACGAAATAAATTCAATAACAAGTACTAAAGACCATTTTGAGTTGCCAATTTTAAATTTATCTAAAGGAATATATATTATTAAGTTTTCTTTTGATGGACAGGTAAGTACCAGAAAGTTAGTAGTTGAATAG
- a CDS encoding sulfatase family protein produces MISFKKSSSLKISTIVISTLFYTACYAQNISEKAVEKPNIIYILADDLGIGDVQVFNKNGKIKTPNLDQLALEGMRFTDAHTSSSVCTPTRYGIMTGRYNWRTTLKKGVLNGTSKALIPKNRTTVASLLKKQGYDTAFIGKWHLGWDWAEKPNVKGKDSYDFSKPVSHTPNDLGFDYAYGICGSLDMAPYIYVENSKPTAKSETIANGNKGYGFWRKGPVADDFEHEQVLPNFINRSVKYIESKKNSKKPFFLYVPLPSPHTPILPTKEFQGKSGLNPYGDFVMMVDAYVGKIFDIVKAQGMENNTLIIFTSDNGTSGKANFKALKDKGHDPSAGYRGLKATIFEGGHRVPFIAKWTGVIKPNTISNQTICTTDFMATCADIVNYKLQNNEGEDSFSMLPILKNEIIHGDFREATVHHSSGGFFSIRKGPWKLIFCKDDGGYKELKNSSEIKGLEYQLYNLENDPSEKNNLYTENVIKYKELKNLLKKYIKEGRSTPGKVQQNDIIDFEWTQINSIMQ; encoded by the coding sequence ATGATAAGTTTTAAAAAGAGTTCAAGTTTAAAAATCAGTACTATTGTAATCAGTACACTTTTCTATACAGCATGCTATGCTCAGAATATTTCTGAAAAAGCTGTCGAAAAACCAAACATCATATATATTCTTGCAGATGACTTAGGAATTGGAGATGTTCAAGTTTTTAATAAAAATGGAAAGATTAAAACCCCTAATTTAGATCAATTAGCTCTCGAAGGTATGCGCTTTACAGATGCACATACATCTTCATCTGTGTGCACACCTACTCGATATGGTATCATGACAGGTCGCTATAATTGGAGAACCACACTAAAGAAAGGTGTTTTAAATGGCACATCTAAAGCACTTATTCCAAAAAATAGAACTACGGTAGCTTCATTATTAAAAAAGCAAGGTTATGATACCGCTTTTATTGGAAAGTGGCATTTGGGATGGGACTGGGCAGAAAAGCCAAATGTTAAAGGAAAAGATAGTTATGATTTTTCCAAACCTGTTTCGCATACGCCAAACGATTTAGGTTTTGATTATGCATACGGTATTTGTGGGTCTTTAGATATGGCGCCATATATTTATGTAGAAAATAGTAAGCCAACCGCAAAATCAGAAACCATTGCTAATGGTAACAAGGGTTACGGGTTTTGGAGAAAAGGGCCAGTAGCCGATGATTTCGAACATGAACAAGTATTGCCAAACTTTATCAATAGATCAGTAAAATATATTGAAAGTAAAAAAAATAGCAAAAAGCCTTTTTTTTTATATGTTCCATTGCCTTCTCCACATACACCAATATTGCCGACCAAGGAATTTCAAGGCAAGTCTGGATTAAATCCTTACGGTGATTTTGTGATGATGGTTGATGCCTATGTTGGTAAAATATTTGATATCGTAAAAGCACAAGGAATGGAAAATAACACATTAATCATTTTTACTAGTGATAATGGAACTTCGGGAAAAGCTAATTTTAAAGCCTTAAAAGATAAAGGCCATGATCCAAGTGCAGGCTATAGAGGTTTGAAAGCAACTATTTTTGAGGGAGGGCATCGTGTACCTTTCATAGCAAAATGGACAGGCGTTATAAAACCAAATACTATTTCTAATCAAACCATTTGTACTACTGATTTTATGGCTACTTGTGCAGATATTGTAAATTATAAGTTACAAAATAATGAAGGAGAAGATAGTTTTAGCATGTTACCAATTCTCAAAAATGAAATTATACATGGCGATTTTAGAGAAGCAACTGTGCATCATTCAAGTGGTGGGTTTTTCTCTATAAGAAAAGGCCCTTGGAAATTAATATTTTGCAAAGACGATGGTGGTTATAAAGAACTAAAAAATAGTTCAGAAATAAAGGGACTAGAGTATCAATTGTATAATTTAGAGAATGACCCTTCAGAAAAAAATAATTTATATACCGAAAATGTTATTAAATATAAAGAGTTAAAAAACTTATTGAAAAAATACATAAAGGAAGGGAGAAGTACACCAGGAAAAGTTCAACAAAATGATATTATAGATTTCGAGTGGACACAAATTAATTCTATCATGCAATGA
- a CDS encoding T9SS type A sorting domain-containing protein, translating into MKKQLLKKRFLVALAVAFTGIQMSAQANYNTDAWDFELDGGVNCNSSWCDGGTDIVTAWRQVAGFELSSEQAQSGTYSMKNDFTITADGGKLQTWRSQGNEGKVEITVADQYTAVAWFYITGTGITEGSGTFRMTLENSRIADFNLTGLPINTWTKVEVNFSTTHDAGTGFWSNINFISTPTVGSIVYVDNISFVPAATLSVEKNTLEDVAVYPNPTKETLSINSPAGSNIVIYNLLGATVKSINNANALQDVSVSNLKSGMYMVRVTNNGKVYQDKIIKL; encoded by the coding sequence ATGAAAAAACAATTACTAAAAAAAAGATTCCTTGTTGCACTTGCTGTTGCATTTACAGGAATCCAAATGAGCGCACAAGCAAATTATAATACCGATGCTTGGGATTTTGAATTAGACGGTGGAGTTAACTGTAATTCTTCTTGGTGTGATGGAGGTACAGATATTGTTACTGCTTGGAGACAAGTTGCAGGTTTTGAACTATCTTCTGAACAAGCACAATCTGGGACTTACAGTATGAAAAATGATTTTACAATAACAGCTGATGGAGGAAAACTTCAAACGTGGAGATCTCAAGGGAATGAAGGTAAGGTGGAGATCACTGTTGCGGACCAATATACTGCAGTTGCATGGTTCTATATAACTGGAACAGGAATTACAGAAGGTTCAGGTACATTTAGAATGACATTGGAAAATTCTAGGATTGCGGATTTTAATCTTACGGGACTTCCTATAAATACATGGACAAAAGTAGAAGTTAATTTTAGTACTACTCATGATGCTGGTACAGGTTTTTGGAGTAATATCAATTTTATAAGTACGCCAACGGTAGGTTCTATTGTTTATGTTGATAATATAAGTTTTGTGCCAGCTGCAACTTTGAGTGTAGAAAAAAATACTTTAGAAGATGTAGCCGTTTATCCAAACCCAACTAAGGAAACATTAAGCATTAATAGTCCTGCAGGAAGTAATATTGTTATATACAACCTTTTAGGAGCAACTGTTAAATCAATCAATAATGCGAATGCCTTGCAAGATGTGTCGGTTTCAAATTTAAAAAGTGGTATGTACATGGTAAGAGTTACTAATAATGGTAAAGTTTATCAAGATAAAATCATCAAATTATAA
- a CDS encoding glycoside hydrolase family protein, translated as MTSNTWGAKNVIPRDINNGIEAPNWSYWGGNTKLDRDGKYHAIVCRWPENAEKGHFEWSKSTLVHAVSDNSYGPYQVKESRGLGKGHNPEWYIAKNGKYVVYVIGARYISDSINGVWIKSKYTFDDRDRKNTKQHNYMHNCTFTQREDGSFLMINRHGQSWFSKDGISTFYRVSETNNYPKVEGKFEDPFVWRDHVQYNMIVNDWLGRMAWYLRSKDGVNWIVDPGEAYAPGHISKHENGVNEDWFKYERVKLNQDNYGRAYQANFAVIDTLKHSDLGNDNHSSKWIAVPLNKGLLIKVENKKNINADTKEIRVRILAEDDFNPQKDIDINSLRFGASEEVNFGRGSKVLKTENSGKDVIVTFNGKGNGFTKTNFAGKLLGKSINGKLIYGYSRLPKVDYEVPILSSRLPKFIQTENRTTIEVDVENFGQVASKKSCLKVILVNNSEKEEILASSKIPSIEPFEKNKIKLTSVKKFKKGETAIIKTLIEQKDMTPVIFKKTIVF; from the coding sequence ATGACATCCAATACATGGGGCGCAAAAAATGTCATTCCTCGTGATATTAATAATGGTATAGAAGCCCCAAATTGGTCTTATTGGGGTGGAAATACCAAATTAGACAGAGATGGGAAATACCATGCAATAGTTTGTAGGTGGCCAGAAAATGCAGAAAAAGGTCATTTTGAATGGTCGAAATCTACATTAGTACATGCTGTTTCTGATAATTCTTATGGTCCTTATCAAGTAAAAGAAAGTAGAGGTTTGGGTAAAGGGCACAACCCAGAATGGTATATCGCAAAAAATGGAAAATATGTAGTATATGTTATTGGTGCCCGCTATATATCCGATAGTATTAATGGCGTTTGGATCAAATCTAAATACACATTTGATGATAGAGACCGTAAAAACACCAAACAGCATAATTACATGCATAATTGTACGTTTACGCAAAGAGAAGATGGTAGTTTTTTAATGATTAACAGACATGGGCAATCTTGGTTTAGTAAAGATGGGATTTCAACATTTTATCGCGTTTCAGAAACAAATAATTACCCAAAAGTAGAAGGCAAATTTGAAGATCCATTTGTATGGCGAGACCACGTGCAATACAACATGATTGTTAACGATTGGTTGGGCAGGATGGCTTGGTACTTGCGCTCTAAAGACGGTGTAAATTGGATCGTAGATCCTGGAGAAGCTTATGCGCCAGGGCACATTTCAAAACATGAAAATGGTGTAAATGAAGATTGGTTTAAATACGAACGTGTTAAACTGAATCAAGATAACTATGGAAGAGCGTATCAAGCAAATTTTGCGGTTATCGATACTTTGAAACATTCAGATTTAGGGAACGATAATCACAGTTCTAAATGGATTGCCGTACCGCTCAACAAGGGTCTTCTCATAAAAGTTGAAAACAAAAAAAATATCAATGCAGATACCAAAGAAATCAGGGTTAGAATTCTTGCTGAGGATGATTTTAATCCACAAAAAGATATAGATATCAATTCTTTAAGATTTGGTGCTTCAGAAGAAGTCAATTTTGGTAGAGGTAGTAAAGTGCTAAAAACTGAAAATTCTGGTAAAGATGTCATAGTGACTTTTAACGGCAAAGGCAACGGGTTTACTAAAACTAATTTTGCTGGTAAATTATTGGGTAAATCAATCAATGGCAAATTGATATATGGCTATTCTAGATTGCCAAAAGTAGATTATGAAGTTCCTATTTTATCTTCTAGATTACCAAAATTTATTCAAACAGAAAATAGAACAACTATTGAAGTTGATGTTGAAAACTTCGGACAAGTCGCTTCAAAAAAATCATGTTTAAAAGTTATTCTCGTAAACAATTCAGAAAAGGAAGAAATTTTAGCATCATCTAAAATACCATCTATTGAACCTTTTGAAAAAAATAAAATAAAATTAACCTCGGTTAAAAAGTTCAAAAAAGGAGAAACAGCTATTATTAAAACTCTAATAGAGCAGAAAGACATGACCCCCGTTATATTTAAAAAGACTATCGTCTTTTAA